In Prionailurus bengalensis isolate Pbe53 chromosome D4, Fcat_Pben_1.1_paternal_pri, whole genome shotgun sequence, the DNA window CCCCAAGGAACCCAAGATGCTCAGGCTCAGGACCTCAGCACTGCCGCTGCAGTAGCACATCCAGTCAGTCTGAGGCGGCTGACCAGTCCATGGGCTATGTGAGTGACTCCTCCTGCAACAGCTCAGACGGTGTGCTGGTCACCTTCAGCACCCTCTACAACAAGATGCATGGCAACTCCCGTGCCAATCTCAACTCCGCCCCACAGTCTTGCAGCAACTCTTCCTTCTGCAGCCACTCAGACCCTGGCGCCTTCTACCTGGACCTGCAGCCCTCCCCAGCTGAGTCTAAGATGTCTTGTGAGTCCCACCACCCCgacagtgggggaagggaggggagctATGGCTGTCCTCATGCCTCGTCTCCTGAGCTCGATGCCAACTGCAACTCCTACCGCCCACACTGTGAGCCCTGCCCAGCTGTGGCTGACCTCACAGCCTGCTTCCAGAGCCAGGCCCGTCTTGTTGTGGCCACACAGAATTACTATAAACTTGTCACCTGTGACCTGTCCTCCCAGTCATCCCCAAGCCCAGCTGGCTCTTCCATCACCAGCTGCTCTGAGGAACACACCAAGATAAGCCCGGCACCAGGCCCTGGTCCAGACCCTGGCCCCAGCCAGCCCTCTGAGTATTACCTAttccagaggccagaagtccagcCAGAGGAGCAAGAAGCAGTGGGTTCCTCAGTGGAAGCAGCAGCTCCTGTGGGCCCCGCTGTGATCGAGGGGCAAGTGTACACTAACACTTCACCCCCCAACCTTAGCACTGGACGCCAGCGCTCTCGAAGCTGTGATCGCACACTGGCGCGCAGCCCTCCTGTCCGCCTGGGCTCACTGGAACGCATGTTGAGTTGCCCAGTGCGCCTGAGTGAGGGTCCTACAGCCCTCGCTGGGCCTGGCTCCCCGCCTAGGCGGGTCACCTCCTTCGCCGAGCTCGCCAAAGGCCGGAAGAAAGCTGCAGGCTCTGGCTCTCCGCCACTTCGACTGAGCATCGGAGACTCCTCCCAGGAGTTCTCACCCATCCAAGAAGCCCAACAAGATAGGGTGGGCCCACTGGATGAGGGCGTTCGCTGTAGCCATAGCCTACCACCCATGCCTTCGGGGCCAGGCATGGACCTAGTTGGCCCAGAGCCCTGGTCCACCCAGGTCTGTCAGGGCCCCCAGTCCAATGAGATGCCACCTACTGGCCTCAGAGCTGCTGGGCAAGGCCCCCTGGCCCAGCTGATGGATCCAGGGCCTGCTCTCCCAGGGAGCCCAGCCAACAGCCATACACAGAAGGATGCAAGAGCTAGAGCTGACGGTAAGGAACCTAGCTGGAGAATATGAAGATATATGCATGGCTTCCTCAGTGATAGGGCCCTGACAACCACCCATCCATAACCACTAAAGGTTCCTCGGCCTAGATTAATCTTTCCAGTCCAGGTCATGTCCTACAGTTGTCACCGGGGGAAGGAGGGATAGAGGATAAACAAATACACTAAGGAGATAAAGTCAGGATTTAGAAATTGATATATTGGGAAAGGAAGTAACACAGAAGATTGTGATTGTAAGCCTGGATGACTGGAAAGATGAGGGTACGTGGATAGAGACCTCAAACACTAAAGTAGATTTATAAGAAAAGGGATAAGGCACGAGTTTAGTTTTGGACATTTAGGAATTTACAGTGCTTAAGGGATATGTCCAATAGGCAGACCATACTGGGTGTCAGTGAAGTCCATTCTTTGATCAGTGATTGTTGCCACTCATCAAAGAGTCTGAAACCAGTCGCTAGACCTTTAAAGCCTCCTGGGTCCtctcttttcctatttattttattacatttaaatattttataaaggctCTGTGTTAAATGCTGGTGATAGATATGAGGGACAGTCTCCGCCCTCAAAGAATATGGACTAAggatgaaaacagaaaaggaaacataattaaaacacagagatgacagtatggtactggtctATGAGAGGGCTATCCAGACTAACATGTCAGAAAAGGACTGCtaacataatttatatttaaaaccagTCTAGAAGGATGATTAGGAATAGGCTTTGTGGAGACTTGAAAGAACATTCTAGATTCATACAGTAGTCTGTATAAAACTACAAAGGTGCAAAATAACTTGATGCTTTCCAGAAATTGCAAATAATTTGGTATAGCCATGGTGGGGTGTGGATGGAACTTTTGAAGGATTTAATCAGGGAAgtggcattttgtttgtttgtttgttttttaatttttttttcaacatttatttatttttgggacagagagagacagagcatgaacgggggaggggcagagagagagggagacacagaatcggaaacaggctccaggctccgagccatcagcccagagcccgatgcggggctcgaactcacggaccgcgagatcctgacctggctgaagtccgcgagatcctgacctggctgaagtcggacgcttaaccgactgcgccacccaggcgccccacattttgtttgtttttaacagcttagtagcatgttttcatttgcgttttagaaagatcactggtTGTTTGGGTGGAAGGTAGGTTGGAAAGGATATCCTGGGAGTCAGGGGATGGCTATGATCAGAGTCGTCAGAATAAAAAAGGTAgttgcatatgtggaatttaagaaacaaaacagatgaacaaaggggaagaaaggaaaattaagataaaaacagagagaaggcaaaccataagagactcttaaatacagaaaacaaactgagggttgctgaggggaggtgggtaggggaatgaGTTAAATGTGTGTCGGGCattaagagggcacttgttgggatgagcactgggtgtcatatggaagTGATGATTCACTAAATTAtgttcctgaaaccattattacactatatgttaactaacttggatttaaagaaaaaattaaaaacatataaaattaaattaaatttttaaaaataacttttaaaaaaagaggtagtTGAAGCTTTGAGTGGATGAGAGTATCCAGGGAGAATGTGTGGAGTTATAAAAGGAACAAGGACAGAGAGCCCTGAGGATACAATGATTTAAGGGTGAGCAGAGCAACATCCCAAGGAGACTGAGAAGAATTAGGATATTAGAGGAAAACCAGGGGAGAGTGAAGGTACATGCACTAAATGaggagaaaatttcaaaaagagtTCAACAAAATTTGAAGTGAAATTGCTAACATTAAGGCTAAAGAATCCAGAAAGCAACATTTGGGAGCAGTGAGGGTGGAAGCCAGATCTCAGAGGgtttggaaagaaagaggagataaagcaggggaaagggagataAAGGGGAATGTGCTGTGCTGTGGCCTCAGGTTGGGGTCCCTTGGCTTCTCAAAGGAAATGggttaaaaaaacataaatggttTTATCTCTGCTGTTAGGGAGATCACAGCCCATCAGAAGACTTCACACTCCTAAACATACACAAAGGAGCTGTTCTTGGGGTGGGATGGAAAGGGAGGTCTCTAGGGAAGAGGGGGGTCAGAAACAGCAGAGATTGGCCAGAGTCCCTTGGAACCTACTCCCTTCTAAGACTGTACTGTCTGGCAGGTGTCTCTAGGCACAGGGGATGTTGTGGCTGACATTCTTAGGGCAAGACCAATCCTGGTCAGAGATGCATTAAaagtgttgtttgttttgttatcaGGTAAGACTTTTCATATAGAGATGCTGTTCTGTTCCATAAGTCTCCAGTGACTTACCACAGGTCTCTTCTCTCGATTCTTTGCTATGAGTGACTATTCAAAAGAATTCATGAATAACAAAAGAAGCAGagatctctttgagatcctgagcagcagagtcaggattcaaaaaGATCTTACCAAGTCTggaaagaacaaaatttaaaaagcagggaACAATGTGAAGTTTGACAGGTGAGCTGTATGTACTTCTGTTGATTTGGGATATTTAACTGATAGCAAACTCAGAATGAGTCAGCAGTTTGGAAGGGCTTCCTTCCAAAAGTTAAAATGACTGGATTCATTGATAGACTCCAGAAGGGAGAAGCTGATAGTCCTCTACTCCCTGCACCAGTTAGTGCTCACCTGGAAGTTCTAGGTGCTTCATTTTAAGAAGGAACTGAGGGACTGGGACTATGTCACCTATAGAACAGCAGACTTGGATGAACGTGGTCTCtgactccagttttcttttttttatttattttttatttttttttaaaaaattttttttcaacgttttattttgtttttttggggacagagagagacagagcatgaatgggggaggggcagagagagagggagacacagaatcggaaacaggctccaggctctgagccatcagcccagagcctgacgcggggctcgaactcacagaccgcgagatcgtgacctggctgaagtcggacgcttaaccgactgtgccacccaggcgcccctgactccaGTTTTTTTAAGAGCTGTCACGTAGAAAAATGTGAAGCCTTAGTCTGTTTTCCCTGGGGACATAACTGAGACCCACTCCCCAGGTTAggctcctccttcttctctgagCTTACTTCCCTGCCTCAAATCCTATCCTGGGGACTTAGGGAGGATTTttaaagagtagaaataaacagTCTAATACAAACATACTTCATATAGGGGGTATAATAAAGCTGGGGTTGGGAATACCTAATCTGATAACCAGGGTCCATTCAGCCTtgaaatttgatatttaaataaatggaaaggaggGAGGCATTCCCAGGAGGGAAAGCTGTGTGCTTAAAGTTGGGGACAGAGTGGGGAGAGTGGTGTCAATGAGAATGGCAGGTGTGGAAGTTTGAGGGGAGAGCAGCCTAATTGGTGGCAGGTATGGACACCTGTTTGAGAAGATTAGACTTTATTCTGTGGGCAGTAGGGCCATGGGATAAAATTGGTATTTTAGGAAGCAGTCTGATTTATGTAAGAAGATCTGGATGCAGTGAGACTAGACTGAACCAAGGGAGACAGTggggattcattcatttaacaaatattcattcagTACCTACTACATACCTGGctctattctaggcactggggatacatcAATGAACAATTCAGAAACCCTGCTTTTTTGGAGCCCTCATGAGGAGtaatagacaataaacaaatgagattACTTTCTGATAGtgattaaatgttaaaaagaaaataaaacaggataatgAGATAGAGTGTGACTTGTGACTGGGGTGGTCGCCACTGAGAAAGTGATGTTTGAGCTGATGCCTGAATGATGAGAAGATTTGGGgcagaacagcaagtgcaaaagaCCCTGAGATGTTAATGAACTAGGCATGTTTAACGACAGCAGgaagtgtggctggagcacagtaAGCAAAGGGAGAATGACAAAGGTTGCTCTTAGCACAGATTGGGGATGACTACTAGAGGGTACATTTTGAACACGTCCCTTAGGAATGattctaacccccccccccccccaccatggggTTGTGATCACTGTCCCCTTAAGACTCActgaagtaataaataaatgggaaaagatgAGGGCTACCATTTCATGTGTAGTGCAATGTGATAAAGAGAACGTTAGCCCCTAAATCAGACTCTGGCTTAGGCAGAGTTCTacctctgccactttctagttgtatgaccttgggcaaatgacttaatcTCTAAATTTCCAATACCCTGATCTGTCAGGTAAGGATATTAATTCCTATCTCACAGACTTGTGCGGCCAGAGTTGTGCTAGCGAGCCACACCCAGGGGTTTAGGCTTTGTAGGTGCTTGTAGCGCCACCTTGTGTTCATCCAGATGTTTACAGTATACGCAGTGTTTTATTAGAAGCgtagctcacacacacacaaagaccatCAGGCTATACAGTATCCTGGAGTTCTGTGTTTAGTTCGGAGCCCTATGTCTTGAGAGACGCTGACGTGAAGATTGGCTGAAAGAACAGGAGAGGATCAGTCTTGGAGACCACCGTTCTGTGTAGAGGGAGCAAATAAAGACTGTGAGGCTCCAATGCCAGGATTATGAAAAAGTGGGAATGGGGTGGATAGGGGTGACAGGAGTCTGATCCCAGCtgcaaataaggaaatattatggTTAGATTTGCTTAAGAATGAAATGAGTCAGCTTTAGCGGAGAAAGGTGATGATGAGCAAAAGCTTGAAGTAAATATCTTACCCTGAAGATCATGTGACTCTGACTCCAACTCTTTAGGCTTCCGAAACAAAGGAAATGGTGTTTCTGCCATTGACTGAAATGAAAGTCATCAGGAGAAAGGCGAGAGATGAACTGttttaaaatagcaattattaagtgaaagcagaatctttggggcacctaggtggctcagttggttgagcatccaactcttgatttcagcttagtgctgagagtggagcctgcttaagattctgtctctccctctgcttctctctctctctctctctctctctctctctctctctctctcaaataaaataaaataaaataaaaaatacgtGAAAGCAGAATCCTAAAGCAGAATGATCCAGAGATCAAGGGGAAGGTTGGGGCTAAAGCTGAAGGTTCAGGAGTCATGTGTATGAATGTCTGAACTTGAACAAAGCAGGGGAGAATGTGTAAAGGGAGATCAAAGAATGGAGCCTTAAGATATATTCACCCTTGaagttaagaaaatgaagaaggggTGAATAGCCAAGAGTACAAGAGAGTTCAGTTATCATAAAGACAATAGGGAAAGTTTTACAAAAGATGGGAGGGGCATTGTCAAATTCCCAAACTTGGATTACCCCTACCCCATTCAATTCCTACAATTCAGGTcctgtctgtctcttcccctctccccagtgaGCATCATCTGTCTGCTTCTTTGCTTCCTCTCATGGGGGTCTCAGGGCATATCTGTCTGATTCCTCCTCCATCACTGTTGCCACAGGAGGTGGTGCTGAGAGCCGACCAGTCCTTCGCTACAGCAAGGAGCAGAGGCCTACCACGCTGCCCATCCAGCCCTTCGTGTTCCAGCACCACTTCCCCAAGCAGTTGGCCAAGGCCCGAGCCCTCCACAGCCTTTCCCAGCTCTACAGCCTCTCTGGTTGTGGCCGTGCACAGCAGCCTGCCCCACTGGCTGCCCCCACTGCTCAAGTTCCAGCCTTAGCTCCCGCAGGGGAGTCACAGGCACCCACCAACAGAGGTGCCAGGAAAGCTGGTCCTGAGCTAGAAACCTCACGGCCGTCACCCCTGGGTAGCTACTCCCCCATCCGCAGTGCTGGCCCCTTTGGGCCCAGCACCGATTCTTCTGCTTCCACCTCGTGCTCCCCTCCTCCAGAGCAGGCCACAGCCACAGAAAGCTCACCCCCATGGAGCCACTCCTGTCCTCCTGTTGCCCGGCCTGCCACCTCGCAGCAGCCACAGAAGGAGGATCAGAAGATACTGACCTTGGCTGAGTACCGTCTCCATGGAACAGGAAGTTtgcctcctctgggctcctggaGATCTAGCCTCAGTCGAGCAGAAAGTCTAGCCCGGGGAGGTGGTGAGGGCAGCATGGCCTCCAGGCCCAATAATGGTATGAGCTTTAACCCCCACCCCAAGCATCTTTACCTCCCCTTTGAATGGTTTCTTATACTCCAGCCTGGGGTCAGGGGTTAAATAATGGGGGGGGGTTAATATGGGGTCCTTCCCCATATTATCTATGGATaatatccacacacacacccagccctCATATTTTATATGGGCCCACTGGGTGGATATGAAGTGCTATCTCCTGCTAACTCTTGTCTGTCTCTTCTGCTAATCTGTTCTGCTTTCAGCCAACCACCTGTCCCCTCAAGCACTCAAGTGGCGGGAATACAGGAGGAAGAACCCACTAGGGCCACCTGGATTGTCAGGGAGCCTAGACCGAAGGCCGCAGGAAGCTCGACTGGCCCGAAGGAACCCCATCTTTGAATTCCCTGGCTCCTTCAGTGCTGCTGGCCATCTGAACTGCAGGATGAATGGTGTGTGGCCCAGGTCCCCAGTATACCCAGAGCAGGCTCTACCACAGCTTGGCAGGGCTGGAGAAGGGGTCAGTCCCCAAAGGAACACAGAACCCAGCTGCAACTCTTAGGAGAGTTGCTTGagactgatttttctcttctttgcagGTCAAGTAGTAAAGCCATTACCACTGACCTGCCCTGACTTCCAAGACCCCTTTTCCTTGACTGAGAAGCCTCCAGCTGAGTTTTGTCTGTCCCCAGATGGCAACTCAGAGGCCATTTCCATTGACCTACTTCAGAAAAAAGGTGAATATTACCCCCAGCTCAGGCCAGGAATTCTGTTGTCAGTGCCTATTTGTGCCCATTGCCCTACTGTCTAGTCTTCCAGATTATTTCCCTATGTTAGAACTCCACATGCTAGGAAAGAATTAGCACAGGAATTGGGGCAAGAGGTAGAAGTCTGTGtattgtgtatggtgtgtgtgcatgagcacgCAAGGGTCATTTATCAGATGCTTAAGAATCGGGCTTCAGTCTCTTGCCTTGGAGAGCTACGTATAGTGAGGGAGACTTTGCCATAAATAAATGGCCATGTGCTCTTGGGGACAGTTCAAGTACTACAGGGACTAACAGCTTCGGTAAGCATAATGGTGACATCTACTAAGCTATTTAGCAAATAAGGGACCACTGGACTAAGAGAGCTGCTTCAATGAGATGATGCAAAAAGAACTGAACATCATTGTGGGCTGAAGGGAAGGAGCCTGTGAGAAGGAATAAAGATGAAGCTAAGGTCCCTTGCAGAGGAAGAGTGGGAGATTCAAACCTAGGAAGAGGGAAGAACCTTGAACAAGATGGAGAGTGAGTGGGCCCTGGGGGAGGTTAGGTAGAATGTAGTTAGGTCTTTTGGATGGACAGGGATGTGGAATTCATGACCAGTCACCTCTGTTCTCTAGGTGAAGTAGAATCAAGGGCTTGAGAAGAGGGGTAAAGATTTGGCAATGTGAAAGGATAGCAGAGCGTACCACGAGACACACATCCAAGAAGTGCCCTTGTCGATCACTGTTATGAGTGGCCCCGGACTTTCTCCAGCAGCCACTAGCCTGGTTTCTCATAGCAGAGAAGATGAATAGTTAGATTGATCTAGGATATGGAGTAAGAAGGTCTTGAAGATGCAGTTGGTGAGATGGATCCACTGGTGGTGAAAGCAGTGCAGGGCTTGAGAACTGGGCAAAAACAAGAAGGGGCCAGGGACTGGTCCTCGGTGAGACTGAGATCCgtgtgcagagacagagagaaagagtggaagcccctccctctctccacagaGGGCTCCGTTTCAGCCACGTTGCCCAGGGACTTGCTTAGGAACCTGTCACACATCAAATTCTTACTTGCAGGGCTGGTGAAAGCAGTTAACACTGCTGTGGACCTCATTGTGGCCCATTTTGGCACAAGCCGGGATCCTGGGGTGAAGGTAGGCAAGAAACTGAAGAGCTGAGCTCTACCCGGCTGACCCTCACCCATTCTGTGCGACCACTTCCTCCTGCTCTCTTGCACCAAGAACCCAGAGTTGGGAGCTTCGGGATGGGGATCTCAAGAGAAGCATGCTCAGGCCTAAGAGAGTCAGAAAGGACCAAGGTCAGGCCTCAAATGA includes these proteins:
- the RUSC2 gene encoding iporin isoform X1; its protein translation is MPLFEISRMDSPPKLTGETLIVHHIPLVHCQVPDRQCCGGAGGGSGSTRSNPFCPPELGITQPDQDLGQADSLLYNSLHSAPGGSARSADSTKSRVRDGRGPGAPKRHNPFLLQEGVAEPGLGDLYDDSTGDSATQQSFHLHGAGQPTLHLSPFQLPPPGPRVSRPWGATRSRAGVVEGQEQEPVATLDTQQCSTSHCCRPELEAETMELDECGGPGGSGSGGGASDTSGFSFDHEWKLSSDESPRNPRCSGSGPQHCRCSSTSSQSEAADQSMGYVSDSSCNSSDGVLVTFSTLYNKMHGNSRANLNSAPQSCSNSSFCSHSDPGAFYLDLQPSPAESKMSCESHHPDSGGREGSYGCPHASSPELDANCNSYRPHCEPCPAVADLTACFQSQARLVVATQNYYKLVTCDLSSQSSPSPAGSSITSCSEEHTKISPAPGPGPDPGPSQPSEYYLFQRPEVQPEEQEAVGSSVEAAAPVGPAVIEGQVYTNTSPPNLSTGRQRSRSCDRTLARSPPVRLGSLERMLSCPVRLSEGPTALAGPGSPPRRVTSFAELAKGRKKAAGSGSPPLRLSIGDSSQEFSPIQEAQQDRVGPLDEGVRCSHSLPPMPSGPGMDLVGPEPWSTQVCQGPQSNEMPPTGLRAAGQGPLAQLMDPGPALPGSPANSHTQKDARARADGGGAESRPVLRYSKEQRPTTLPIQPFVFQHHFPKQLAKARALHSLSQLYSLSGCGRAQQPAPLAAPTAQVPALAPAGESQAPTNRGARKAGPELETSRPSPLGSYSPIRSAGPFGPSTDSSASTSCSPPPEQATATESSPPWSHSCPPVARPATSQQPQKEDQKILTLAEYRLHGTGSLPPLGSWRSSLSRAESLARGGGEGSMASRPNNANHLSPQALKWREYRRKNPLGPPGLSGSLDRRPQEARLARRNPIFEFPGSFSAAGHLNCRMNGQVVKPLPLTCPDFQDPFSLTEKPPAEFCLSPDGNSEAISIDLLQKKGLVKAVNTAVDLIVAHFGTSRDPGVKAKLGNSSVSPNVGHLVLKYLCPAVQAVLEDGLKAFVLDVIIGQRKNMPWSVVEASTQLGPSTKVLHGLYNKVSQFPELTSHTMRFNAFILGLLNIRSLEFWFNHLYNHEDIIQTHYQPWGFLSAAHTVCPSLFEELLLLLQPLALLPFSLDLLFQHRLLQSGQQQRQHKELLRVSQDLLLSAHSTLQLARARGQEGPGDTDRAVHGERVKGVGASEGGEDEEEEETEEVAEAAGGPGRGRWARGGQAGWWYQLMQSSQVYIDGSAECSRFPRGGSSSSSEKKKGSGSGGPPPREGVVEGAEACPAPEETLGRDRGWPFWMGSPPDSVLAELRRSREREGSTAPSAENEEGASEPSPGGIKWGHLFGSRKAQRETRPANRLPSDWLSLDKSMFQLVAQTVGARREPEPRESLQEPPSPALPSKPPCEVKALCHHLATGPGQLSFHKGDILRVLGPAGGDWLRCSRGPDTGLVPLAYVTLTPTPSPTPGSSQN